From the genome of Candidatus Methylomirabilota bacterium:
AGCCTAACCTGCTTTGAAACCTTGCCTATGAATAACGATTGGCTCATCAGGCTTCCATCCTAGGAAGCGAGAGACCTCCTGTCAAGATCATCCATTTTTCTTGCAACATTAACAGAAGGGGGGATCGAGCCAGCGGATGGCACCTAGCCTCCCTCGCGGTCCGCCAAATTGCTTGACAATATATTCTCTAATGCGTATATTATATTATAAGACTTACGAGGAGGAGGACCATATGAGTCCATTAGCGGATGCCCTGCCCAGACAGGAGATGGAACAGCTGCAACTCACGGCAAAGTTCTTCCGGGGCTTAGGTGACCCCACCCGGCTCAAGATCCTGGAGCTCTTGCTAGAACGGGAGCGCCACGTCACAGAGATGGTGAATCTCTTGCAGGTTCCCCAGGGACGCCTCTCCAACCACCTGGCCTGTTTGAGCTGGTGTGGGTATGTCACCGTTGCACGACAGGGCCGGAATCGGTATTACCGGGTGGCGGACAAACGGGTGCGGAAGATCCTCGAGCTGGCCCGAGGCATGGTGGCGGAGAACGCGGAGCACATCTGGGCCTGCACCCGACTTCCAAAACCATAACTCTCGTGTACCCGCACCGCCGTCCCTCTACGAAAGAGTAGAGACATGCACCTCCCCGAATCGCTCAATACCATTGCCACACGCCTGGCCAACGCAGAGCTGACCCGAAAGGAAGAAGAGGTCCGCAAGGCTATCCTAAGGACCTTCGCGACGAGCGGCACATCACCCACCGTGGATGACATCATTACGCTCCTCCCGGGACTCGGTAGGCAGGACGTCACTCGCATTTGTCGCAGGCTCGGGGACAAGGATCTTATCGTCTGGGATGAGGCCGAGCAGCATGTTCAGAGCGCCTATCCCTTCTCCGGGCTTCCCACTACCCACACAGTGCACCTGAAAGACGGTCCAAAGGTTTTCGCCTTATGCGCCGTTGATGCCCTTGGGATGGCGGTAATGCTTGGCCAGGCAGCCGATGTCGTCTCTCGATGCGCGCAGTGCCACACCCCGGTCGAGGTCGCGGTGGGCCCCAGGGAGCTCGGCCGGTATCGCCCGCGGGAGAGCCTTGTGTGGTTCCCGCTAGCAGAAGACGCCTGCTGCCCTGTAGCGGAGTCGCGGTGTCCCGATATCAACTTCTTCTGTTCAGCGGAGCACCGAGATAC
Proteins encoded in this window:
- a CDS encoding metalloregulator ArsR/SmtB family transcription factor, producing the protein MSPLADALPRQEMEQLQLTAKFFRGLGDPTRLKILELLLERERHVTEMVNLLQVPQGRLSNHLACLSWCGYVTVARQGRNRYYRVADKRVRKILELARGMVAENAEHIWACTRLPKP
- a CDS encoding alkylmercury lyase family protein; the encoded protein is MHLPESLNTIATRLANAELTRKEEEVRKAILRTFATSGTSPTVDDIITLLPGLGRQDVTRICRRLGDKDLIVWDEAEQHVQSAYPFSGLPTTHTVHLKDGPKVFALCAVDALGMAVMLGQAADVVSRCAQCHTPVEVAVGPRELGRYRPRESLVWFPLAEDACCPVAESRCPDINFFCSAEHRDTWWQARDRPDGLALTITEAFEAGREIFGSLLTRSASNLG